One window from the genome of Nicotiana tomentosiformis chromosome 5, ASM39032v3, whole genome shotgun sequence encodes:
- the LOC104111623 gene encoding uncharacterized protein isoform X1 has translation MSQTRGQSGHDLPLPFRVIFPKDKNCDRFTASIKVVSFFLFLASISLVLYSAFVRQDLWFRCPECPDSSISFNPVCDPHQYNSTAADDSLSPTNISHIVFGIAGSAQTWKNRKHYSELWWKPTVTRGFVWLDEEPDPNSTWPGTSPPYRISSDWKKFKFTSSQSAVRISRVIVDSFGVGLPNARWFVMGDDDTVFFTENLVTVLAKYNHREMYYIGGNSESVEQNVMHAYDMAFGGGGFAISYPLAAELVRIMNRCLNQYFNFYGSDQRVWACVGEVGVTLTPERGFHQIDIRDDPFGLLAAHPMAPLVSLHHLEYVQPLFPNQSQLESLRMLTTAYKVDPSRTMQQAFCYYQRYKWSISVSWAYAVQIYPWLLSAKDLETPLQTFRTWRSWSSGPFTFNTRPMSSEPCERPLIFYLDSIKEDEKGKTVTTYKKPPIKQEKKCNQANYARAFAIEKIVVSSLKMDPEKWKKVPRRQCCEASKGFWSNTMTVKIRNCKNRETITT, from the exons ATGTCTCAGACCAGAGGACAATCGGGTCACGACCTGCCTCTGCCGTTCCGGGTTATCTTCCCAAAGGATAAGAACTGTGATCGCTTTACGGCGTCGATAAAGGttgtttccttttttcttttcctgGCTTCCATATCCTTGGTTCTCTACTCGGCGTTTGTTAGACAAGACTTGTGGTTTCGGTGCCCCGAATGCCCCGACTCGAGTATCAGCTTCAACCCGGTCTGCGACCCCCATCAGTACAATTCCACAGCCGCCGATGATTCCCTCTCGCCCACCAACATTTCGCATATCGTCTTCGGCATAGCCGGGTCAGCCCAGACGTGGAAGAACCGGAAACACTATTCGGAGCTCTGGTGGAAACCCACAGTCACACGCGGGTTCGTTTGGCTGGATGAAGAGCCCGACCCGAATTCAACTTGGCCCGGTACTTCGCCTCCTTATCGAATTTCCTCCGACTGGAAAAAATTCAAGTTCACGAGCTCGCAGTCAGCAGTCCGAATCTCCCGGGTGATTGTGGATTCATTCGGGGTCGGGTTACCAAACGCGAGGTGGTTCGTGATGGGAGATGACGATACCGTCTTCTTTACTGAAAACTTAGTCACAGTGTTAGCGAAGTACAATCACCGGGAGATGTACTACATCGGGGGGAACTCGGAGAGCGTGGAGCAGAATGTGATGCACGCCTACGACATGGCGTTTGGCGGCGGTGGGTTTGCCATTAGCTACCCGCTGGCGGCGGAGTTGGTGAGAATAATGAACAGGTGCCTCAACCAGTATTTCAACTTCTACGGGTCGGATCAGCGGGTGTGGGCCTGTGTGGGTGAGGTCGGTGTCACCCTTACACCAGAACGGGGGTTCCACCAG ATTGATATTAGAGATGATCCTTTTGGTCTATTGGCAGCTCATCCAATGGCACCACTTGTATCTCTCCACCACCTGGAATATGTACAGCCATTGTTTCCTAATCAGAGCCAGCTAGAGTCTTTAAGAATGTTAACCACAGCATACAAGGTTGATCCTTCCCGAACAATGCAGCAGGCTTTCTGTTATTACCAGAGGTATAAATGGTCCATATCTGTTTCCTGGGCATATGCAGTGCAGATATACCCCTGGCTGTTGTCTGCCAAGGATTTGGAAACACCATTGCAGACATTCCGAACTTGGCGGAGTTGGAGCAGTGGACCTTTTACGTTCAATACCAGGCCTATGAGTTCTGAACCTTGTGAACGGCCACTAATATTTTATTTAGACTCAATTAAAGAGGATGAGAAGGGAAAGACGGTAACTACTTACAAGAAGCCTCCAATAAAACAAGAAAAGAAGTGTAATCAGGCAAACTACGCACGTGCATTTGCCATTGAGAAGATTGTAGTTTCATCACTGAAAATGGATCCTGAGAAGTGGAAAAAG GTACCTCGAAGACAATGCTGTGAGGCGAGTAAAGGTTTTTGGAGTAACACAATGACGGTAAAGATAAGAAACTGTAAGAACCGAGAGACTATAACTACTTGA
- the LOC104111623 gene encoding uncharacterized protein isoform X2, with protein MTDKLADKRMDYFEEASLWVDKRIKNQIFELASCSLNMILSPIDIRDDPFGLLAAHPMAPLVSLHHLEYVQPLFPNQSQLESLRMLTTAYKVDPSRTMQQAFCYYQRYKWSISVSWAYAVQIYPWLLSAKDLETPLQTFRTWRSWSSGPFTFNTRPMSSEPCERPLIFYLDSIKEDEKGKTVTTYKKPPIKQEKKCNQANYARAFAIEKIVVSSLKMDPEKWKKVPRRQCCEASKGFWSNTMTVKIRNCKNRETITT; from the exons ATGACCGACAAGCTTGCTGATAAAAGAATGGATTACTTTGAAGAGGCCTCACTGTGGGTGGACAAAAGAATAAAGAATCAGATTTTTGAGCTAGCATCATGTTCCTTGAACATGATTTTGTCCCCT ATTGATATTAGAGATGATCCTTTTGGTCTATTGGCAGCTCATCCAATGGCACCACTTGTATCTCTCCACCACCTGGAATATGTACAGCCATTGTTTCCTAATCAGAGCCAGCTAGAGTCTTTAAGAATGTTAACCACAGCATACAAGGTTGATCCTTCCCGAACAATGCAGCAGGCTTTCTGTTATTACCAGAGGTATAAATGGTCCATATCTGTTTCCTGGGCATATGCAGTGCAGATATACCCCTGGCTGTTGTCTGCCAAGGATTTGGAAACACCATTGCAGACATTCCGAACTTGGCGGAGTTGGAGCAGTGGACCTTTTACGTTCAATACCAGGCCTATGAGTTCTGAACCTTGTGAACGGCCACTAATATTTTATTTAGACTCAATTAAAGAGGATGAGAAGGGAAAGACGGTAACTACTTACAAGAAGCCTCCAATAAAACAAGAAAAGAAGTGTAATCAGGCAAACTACGCACGTGCATTTGCCATTGAGAAGATTGTAGTTTCATCACTGAAAATGGATCCTGAGAAGTGGAAAAAG GTACCTCGAAGACAATGCTGTGAGGCGAGTAAAGGTTTTTGGAGTAACACAATGACGGTAAAGATAAGAAACTGTAAGAACCGAGAGACTATAACTACTTGA